A DNA window from Macadamia integrifolia cultivar HAES 741 chromosome 4, SCU_Mint_v3, whole genome shotgun sequence contains the following coding sequences:
- the LOC122075203 gene encoding IST1 homolog, with product MSMLDSFFNKGFRGAKCKTLLKLTIPRIKLLRNRREIQIKQMRKEIAKLLETGQEATARIRVEHIIREESMMAAQEIVELFCELVTVRLPIIETQRECPLDLKESISSICFAAPRCADLPELQQVQMLFASKYGREFVSAATELMPDCGVNRQLIELLSIRAPPAEVKLKLLKEIAEEHEIDWDPSASETELFKSHEDLLNGPTQFVSGSKLPLPKEKHDESWHSTPAQVPDEHSDTGFNLLDLPEVPKVSLRPSADAGLAPEIVPRPFPSAPGSEIDHGVKRYSESDKNHLKRPHSEPDEVAREPLAASQGEPDNIASVAREDKQFLPFIAPPSLSAASFSVREDKPVPSLSRTKSEGNVDLQDVLAAAQAAAESAERAAAAARSAASLAEFRIAELMKKSNDQEDREVIVQTVDLDQSATMKVPQFEHQQSFGNTNSFSSHPEEQLPGHGPDWGSEMENPSLYDTPKDGSEPPLSSGQVLEHGTANHQPQRLASMEDDPYFSYPNLFTSQESNHGSGS from the exons ATGTCGATGCTCGATTCTTTCTTCAACAAGGGATTTAGAGGAGCTAAATG TAAAACCCTTCTGAAGCTGACTATTCCACGCATAAAGTTGTTGCGGAATAGAAGAGAGATTCAGATAAAGCAGATGCGGAAGGAAATCGCTAAGCTCCTTGAGACTGGCCAAGAAGCCACGGCTCGCATACGG GTAGAGCACATTATTCGGGAAGAGAGCATGATGGCTGCACAAGAGATTGTTGAGCTATTTTGTGAACTTGTCACCGTGCGGCTTCCCATTATCGAGACACAAAG GGAGTGTCCTCTAGATCTGAAAGAATCCATTTCCAGCATTTGTTTTGCTGCACCAAGATGTGCAGACTTGCCAGAATTGCAGCAGGTTCAAATGTTATTTGCTTCCAAATATGGAAGGGAATTTGTCTCAGCTGCAACAGAACTCATGCCAGACTGTGGTGTTAATCGCCAG CTAATTGAACTGCTATCCATCCGTGCCCCTCCTGCTGAAGTAAAACTGAAGTTGCTGAAGGAAATTGCTGAGGAGCATGAGATAGATTGGGATCCATCAGCTTCTGAAACTGAGCTCTTCAAGTCACATGAAGATTTGCTG AATGGCCCAACCCAGTTTGTTAGTGGATCTAAACTGCCTCTTCCCAAAGAGAAACATGATGAATCATGGCACTCTACCCCTGCTCAAGTTCCTGATGAACATTCTGATACTGGCTTCAATCTGTTGGATCTTCCTGAAGTTCCTAAAGTATCACTACGACCAAGTGCAGATGCTGGATTAGCCCCAGAAATAGTTCCACGACCCTTTCCATCCGCACCAGGTTCTGAGATTGATCATGGAGTTAAGAGATACTCTGAGTCTGACAAAAATCACTTGAAAAGACCACATTCAGAACCCGATGAAGTTGCACGGGAACCCTTGGCTGCTTCCCAAGGTGAACCAGATAATATTGCATCTGTTGCTAGGGAAGACAAACAATTCCTCCCATTCATTGCTCCTCCATCATTATCTGCTGCCTCATTCTCTGTACGAGAGGACAAGCCAGTCCCTTCTTTATCAAGAACCAAAAGTGAGGGCAATGTGGACTTGCAGGATGTCCTGGCTGCTGCTCAGGCTGCTGCAGAAAGCGCTGAACGTGCAGCAGCTGCAGCTCGTTCAGCCGCTAGTCTTGCAGAGTTCAGAATCGCTGAACTCATGAAGAAAAGCAATGACCAGGAGGACAGAGAAGTCATTGTTCAGACAGTCGATCTTGATCAATCAGCTACCATGAAGGTGCCTCAGTTTGAACATCAGCAGTCTTTTGGTAATACCAATAGTTTTTCCTCACATCCAGAGGAACAACTTCCAGGCCACGGACCTGATTGGGGATCAGAGATGGAAAATCCCTCATTATATGACACACCCAAAGATGGATCTGAACCACCTCTTTCTAGTGGCCAAGTTCTTGAACATGGAACAGCTAATCACCAGCCTCAGCGTTTGGCTTCAATGGAGGATGATCCATATTTTTCCTATCCCAACTTATTTACTTCTCAGGAGTCGAACCATGGATCTGGTAGTTAA
- the LOC122076549 gene encoding probable inactive receptor kinase At5g10020, producing the protein MHLHLLLLILPLLFFGVLGSEDEVRSLLEFKKGIRDDPLGRVLNSWDRSTVEADGCPRAWYGVVCDDNTVSVTALVLEELNLSGDLKFSTLTGLRMLTNLSLSGNFFSGRLVPSLGGMSSLQYLDLSRNQFYGPIPARMNDLWGLNYLNLSSNNFTGGFPSGIRNLQQLKVLDLHFNGLWGDIGDFLSELRNVEYVDLSFNMFSGGLSLGVDNISSLANTVQHVNMSHNKLNGEFFSNDSLKLFRNLNVLDLGDNQLTGQLPSFGLLSYLKILRLGNNLLYGSIPEELLGSSIPLEELDLSSNGFSGLIQGINSTVLKVLNLSSNVLMGSLPSTLGGCIILDLSKNMISGDISTVQNWGNSLEVIDLSSNSLSGSFPNLTSQFQRFTSIKIRNNSLSGGLPLALGTYPRISTLDFSLNELTGPIPSSFFNSLTLTNLNLSGNLFTGSIPLQGPHPTELLILPSSSNMESLDLSSNSLTGSLPSGIGDMGRLKLLNLAKNSLSGQIPSELSKLNALEYLDLSSNHFKGKIPSRLPSALKFFSVSYNDLSGPVPKNLKHFPRTSFHPGNPLLLFPDGMTTQNGGSGGFHGSEQHHSSKTSIRVAIILASVGAMVMIVFVLLAYYRGHLQEFPGRSGVSGQTMGRDIKLGRFTRPSLFNSHKNVDPPPASLSFSNDHLLMSNARSGFVIGTAEHGLTEGIEEGTDSTKPDLLDSHPPTSGRKSSPGCPMSSSPRFIEVREQPGMLNVYSPDRLAGELFFLDNSLVFTAEELSRAPAEVLGRSSHGTLYKATLDNGHILTVKWLRVGLVKHKKEFAKEAKKIGSIRHPNIVPLRAYYWGPREQERLILADYIHGDSLALHLYETTPRRYSPLSFSLRLKIAVDVARCLTYLHDKGLPHGNLKPTNVLLADHDFTARLTDYGLHRLMTPTGTAEQILNLGALGYRAPEVATAAKPLPSFKADVYAFGVILMEMLTKRSAGDIISGQTGAVDLTDWVRLCAHEGRGMECFDRDIASGEEPTKAMDELLAISLRCILPVNERPNIRQVFEDLCSISV; encoded by the exons ATGCATCTCCATTTGTTGCTGCTGATTCTTCCTCTGTTGTTCTTCGGAGTTTTGGGCTCCGAAGATGAAGTTCGGTCGCTTTTGGAATTTAAGAAAGGGATCCGTGATGATCCACTCGGGCGGGTTCTTAATTCCTGGGACCGTAGTACAGTGGAAGCCGACGGTTGTCCTCGGGCCTGGTATGGTGTTGTCTGTGACGATAATACTGTCTCCGTTACTGCTCTTGTTCTCGAGGAACTGAATTTGTCTGGAGATTTGAAGTTCTCTACTTTAACTGGGCTGAGAATGCTGACGAATCTGAGCCTTTCTGGGAACTTCTTCAGTGGTCGTCTGGTTCCATCTTTGGGGGGAATGAGTTCTTTGCAGTATTTGGATCTGTCGAGGAATCAGTTCTATGGCCCGATCCCTGCTAGGATGAACGATCTCTGGGGTTTGAACTATCTCAATCTCTCTTCTAATAACTTCACTGGTGGATTCCCGAGTGGAATCAGGAATCTCCAGCAGTTGAAGGTCTTGGATTTGCATTTTAACGGGCTTTGGGGTGATATTGGAGACTTCTTGTCTGAGTTGCGCAATGTCGAATATGTTGATTTGAGCTTTAATATGTTCAGTGGGGGGCTTTCTTTGGGCGTGGATAACATTTCTAGCTTGGCGAATACGGTTCAGCATGTGAATATGAGTCACAATAAATTGAACGGGGAGTTCTTTTCGAATGATTCACTTAAGTTGTTTAGGAACTTGAACGTTTTGGACCTGGGTGACAATCAGCTTACTGGACAGCTCCCGTCATTTGGTTTATTGTCTTACCTTAAAATTTTAAGGCTGGGAAACAATCTGCTGTATGGATCCATACCGGAAGAGCTGCTGGGGAGTTCTATTCCGCTGGAAGAGCTGGATCTCAGCAGCAATGGGTTTTCAG GTTTAATTCAGGGAATCAACTCTACCGTTTTGAAGGTTTTGAATCTTTCATCGAATGTGCTAATGGGATCACTGCCTTCTACATTAGGAGGTTGTATAATTCTGGATTTGAGCAAAAACATGATCTCTGGTGACATATCCACTGTGCAAAATTGGGGGAACAGCCTGGAGGTTATTGATTTAAGCTCAAATTCTTTGTCAGGCAGCTTTCCAAATTTGACTTCCCAGTTTCAGAGGTTTACTTCTATAAAGATTAGAAATAATTCCTTATCAGGTGGCCTGCCTCTTGCATTAGGGACCTATCCTAGAATTTCTACCCTTGACTTCAGCTTGAATGAACTTACAGGGCCTATTCCATCTAGTTTCTTCAACTCGTTGACCTTGACAAACCTGAATCTTTCTGGGAATCTCTTTACAGGGTCAATTCCTCTTCAAGGCCCACACCCCACTGAATTATTAATTTTACCTTCTTCTTCGAATATGGAATCCCTTGATCTCTCCAGTAATTCATTAACTGGTTCCTTGCCTTCTGGAATAGGTGATATGGGGAGGCTTAAGTTGCTAAACCTTGCAAAGAACAGCTTATCTGGACAGATACCAAGTGAACTTAGTAAACTTAATGCATTGGAGTACCTTGACTTATCAAGCAACCATTTCAAGGGTAAGATTCCTAGCAGGCTTCCATCAGCTCTGAAGTTTTTCAGTGTGTCCTATAATGACCTCTCTGGTCCTGTTCCTAAAAATTTGAAGCATTTCCCCCGTACTTCATTTCATCCTGGAAATCCCTTGCTATTGTTCCCAGATGGCATGACTACACAGAACGGTGGATCTGGGGGTTTTCATGGAAGTGAGCAGCATCACAGTTCAAAAACTAGTATCAGAGTGGCAATTATTCTTGCTTCTGTTGGGGCAATGGTGatgattgtttttgttttactgGCATATTATCGAGGGCACTTGCAAGAGTTTCCTGGAAGAAGTGGAGTTAGTGGCCAAACCATGGGGAGGGATATTAAGCTGGGAAGATTTACTCGTCCATCCCTTTTCAATTCCCACAAAAATGTTGACCCCCCTCCAGCTTCGTTAAGTTTTTCAAATGATCACTTGCTAATGTCAAATGCTAGGTCTGGGTTCGTTATTGGAACTGCAGAGCATGGTTTAACTGAGGGAATAGAAGAAGGCACAGATTCTACAAAACCTGATCTTTTAGATAGTCATCCTCCAACCTCCGGAAGGAAGTCTTCACCAGGGTGCCCCATGTCTTCCTCACCCCGTTTTATAGAGGTGCGTGAGCAACCAGGGATGTTAAATGTGTACTCACCAGATCGATTAGCTGGAGAGCTATTTTTCCTAGACAATTCGTTAGTATTCACAGCTGAAGAATTGTCTCGAGCTCCAGCAGAAGTTCTTGGTAGAAGCAGCCATGGGACTTTATACAAGGCTACCCTAGATAATGGACATATTTTGACTGTGAAGTGGTTGCGAGTTGGACTCGTCAAACATAAGAAAGAATTTGCTAAGGAGGCTAAAAAAATTGGATCTATTAGACATCCAAACATTGTTCCTCTAAGAGCGTATTATTGGGGGCCCAGGGAACAAGAAAGGCTGATTCTAGCAGATTATATCCATGGAGATAGCTTGGCCCTACATCTCTATG agACGACTCCTCGAAGGTACTCCCCATTGTCGTTTAGTCTAAGACTAAAAATTGCAGTTGATGTTGCTCGGTGTCTTACTTACCTCCACGATAAAGGCCTCCCTCATGGCAACCTAAAGCCAACAAATGTACTCCTAGCAGACCATGATTTTACTGCTCGCCTCACAGATTATGGTCTCCATCGTCTCATGACACCCACTGGCACTGCAGAGCAGATCTTAAATTTGGGAGCACTTGGGTACCGGGCCCCAGAGGTTGCAACTGCAGCCAAACCATTGCCATCATTTAAGGCCGATGTGTATGCATTTGGGGTGATACTGATGGAAATGTTAACTAAAAGAAGTGCTGGTGACATTATTTCTGGCCAGACAGGTGCAGTCGATCTTACAGATTGGGTTCGACTTTGTGCCCATGAAGGACGAGGAATGGAGTGCTTTGACAGAGACATTGCTAGTGGGGAAGAACCTACGAAGGCAATGGATGAATTGCTTGCCATATCACTAAGGTGTATTCTTCCTGTAAATGAGAGGCCTAACATCAGACAAGTTTTTGAGGATCTGTGTTCGATATCTGTTTGA
- the LOC122076786 gene encoding protein ACTIVITY OF BC1 COMPLEX KINASE 8, chloroplastic-like, protein MAASVTAASTIPLPKLAFLRPETSLKFRIPLSRLQFQNYTYNLVLRTTRLTAVQEERVAVLKEEEKEDRLGDEVDGLNLNSNGTSFGYNGSVGRSNGSVGVVLEGNGASNGILVKYAGGNGAAKKTVEGEVSSFKSKEGRKKSVAEIGQEEAWFKQGGRDNVEVSVAPGGRWNRFKTYSTIQRTLEIWSFVLTFLFKAWLNNQKFMYRGGMTEEKKTLKQRSLAKWLKESILRLGPTFIKIGQQFSTRVDILAQEYVDQLSELQDQVPPFPSETAVSIIEEELGAPVDDIFDQFNHEPIAAASLGQVHRARLKGQEVVVKVQRPGLKGLFDIDLKNLRVIAEYLQKVDPKSDGAKRDWVAIYDECASVLYQEIDYTKEAENAELFAKNFKGMDYVKVPTMYWEYTTPQVLTMEYVPGIKINRIKALDQLGVDRQRLGRYAVESYLEQILSHGFFHADPHPGNIAVDDVNGGRLIFYDFGMMGSISPNIREGLLETFYGVYEKDPDKVLQAMIQMGVLVPTGDMTAVRRTAQFFLNSFEERLAAQRREREMETKDLGFKKPLSKEERTEKKKQRLAAIGEDLLAIAADQPFRFPATFTFVVRAFSVLDGIGKGLDPLFDITEIAKPYAMELLRFREAGVEVIIKDFKKRWNRQSFAFYNIFRQADRVEKLAEVIQRLEQGDLKLRVRALESERAFQRVAAVQKMIGSAVAAGSFINLATILYLNSIRVPAITSYVLCAVFSIQVLFGILKVKNLDQRERLITGTA, encoded by the exons ATGGCAGCTTCTGTTACTGCTGCCTCAACCATTCCACTACCGAAGCTCGCTTTTCTCCGTCCCGAAACCAGTCTTAAGTTTAGAATTCCTCTGTCTAGACTCCAGTTTCAGAATTATACGTATAATCTAGTTCTACGGACGACTCGACTAACAGCGGTTCAGGAAGAGCGAGTCGCAGTTCtgaaggaagaggagaaagaggatCGGTTGGGAGATGAAGTGGATGGTTTGAATTTGAACAGTAACGGAACCAGTTTTGGTTATAATGGATCGGTTGGTAGGTCCAATGGTAGTGTTGGTGTGGTTCTTGAAGGCAATGGAGCTAGTAATGGGATTTTGGTGAAATATGCTGGCGGGAATGGCGCTGCAAAGAAAacggtggaaggagaagtttCCAGTTTTAAGTCGAAGGAGGGTAGGAAAAAGAGTGTGGCAGAGATAGGGCAGGAAGAAGCCTGGTTCAAGCAAGGTGGACGAGATAATGTAGAG GTCTCTGTTGCACCGGGTGGCCGTTGGAATAGATTCAAGACCTATTCAACAATACAGAGGACTTTAGAAATATGGAGTTTTGTTCTAACATTTCTCTTTAAGGCATGGCTGAACAACCAGAAGTTCATGTATCGAG GGGGAATGACTGAGGAGAAGAAAACTCTAAAGCAGAGATCCCTTGCCAAGTGGTTAAAGGAAAGTATTTTGAGATTGGGCCCCACATTCATCAAAATTGGCCAGCAGTTCTCCACAAGGGTGGACATTCTCGCCCAGGAATATGTTGACCAGTTGTCTGAACTTCAG GATCAAGTTCCTCCTTTCCCGTCGGAAACAGCTGTGTCTATAATTGAAGAAGAGCTTGGAGCCCCTGTTGATGATATTTTTGATCAGTTTAATCATGAGCCAATAGCTGCTGCTAGTCTTG gCCAGGTTCACCGTGCAAGACTGAAGGGGCAGGAAGTTGTTGTTAAAGTACAAAGGCCTGGTCTCAAGGGTctttttgatattgatttgaaAAACCTGAGG GTAATAGCAGAATATCTTCAAAAAGTTGACCCAAAATCAGATGGTGCAAAGAGAGACTGGGTTGCTATCTATGATGAATGTGCAAGCGTCCTATATCAG GAGATTGATTATACCAAGGAAGCTGAGAATGCAGAATTATTTGCGAAAAACTTTAAAGGCATGGATTATGTAAAAGTCCCAACAATGTACTGGGAGTACACTACACCACAG GTTCTTACAATGGAGTATGTACCaggaataaaaataaacagGATAAAGGCATTAGATCAGTTGGGTGTTGATCGCCAAAG GTTAGGCCGCTATGCTGTTGAGTCTTATTTGGAACAGATTTTATCTCATGGGTTTTTCCATGCTGACCCA CACCCTGGAAATATTGCTGTGGATGATGTTAATGGTGGACGGCTTATATTTTATGACTTTGGAATGATGGGAAG TATCAGTCCAAATATCCGGGAAGGCTTACTTGAAACGTTCTATGGAGTTTATGAGAAGGATCCAGATAAG GTGCTTCAAGCTATGATTCAGATGGGTGTTCTTGTGCCTACTGGAGATATGACGGCTGTTAGAAGGACAGCACAGTTCTTTCTCAATAG CTTTGAAGAACGGCTTGCAGCacaaaggagggagagagagatggaaacaAAGGATCTTGGATTCAAAAAACCATTGAGCAAAGAGgaaagaacagagaagaagaagcagcgcCTAGCTGCTATTG GAGAAGACCTACTCGCCATTGCTGCAGACCAACCTTTCCGTTTTCCTGCCACTTTCACATTTGTTGTTAGAGCATTTTCAG TGCTAGACGGCATTGGGAAGGGCCTTGATCCTCTATTTGACATTACAGAGATCGCTAAACC ATATGCGATGGAATTACTGAGGTTTCGTGAGGCAGGTGTCGAGGTCATTATAAAG GACTTCAAGAAGAGATGGAACCGACAATCCTTTGCATTCTACAACATATTTAGACAGGCAGATAGAGTCGAAAAGCTTGCTGAAGTCATCCAACGCTTG GAGCAAGGTGACCTGAAACTTCGAGTTAGAGCTTTAGAGTCTGAGAGGGCTTTCCAACGTGTTGCAGCTGTTCAAAAGATGATTGGAAGT GCTGTAGCTGCTGGCAGCTTCATAAACCTTGCTACGATTTTGTATCTCAATTCAATTCGA GTGCCTGCAATCACATCATATGTATTGTGTGCGGTTTTTAGCATTCAAGTTTTGTTTGGCATTCTCAAGGTAAAAAATTTAGACCAACGGGAGAGGCTGATAACAGGCACTGCTTGA